The Candidatus Wallbacteria bacterium genome contains a region encoding:
- a CDS encoding TMEM165/GDT1 family protein: MWKLFTAVFCSVFMAELGDKTQLAAFCFASDSRNSALTVFLASSAALILATAIGVFAGNLLSRYINPALIHKLGGLLFIIIGLLLLLKKNV, from the coding sequence ATGTGGAAGCTTTTCACAGCTGTGTTTTGCAGCGTTTTCATGGCAGAACTCGGGGACAAGACGCAACTGGCGGCATTCTGTTTCGCGTCTGACAGCAGAAATTCAGCCCTGACGGTTTTTCTGGCGAGTTCCGCTGCACTGATACTTGCAACCGCGATCGGTGTTTTTGCCGGAAATCTGCTTTCAAGATACATCAACCCTGCTCTGATCCATAAACTGGGCGGTCTGCTTTTCATAATCATCGGCCTGCTGCTGCTCTTGAAAAAAAATGTCTGA